A portion of the Francisella uliginis genome contains these proteins:
- a CDS encoding proline--tRNA ligase, with protein MKATQTLIATTKELPKEAVLISHQYMLKAGLIKKLASGIYTWMPMGLKVLHKIQEIIRVEMNKAGASELLLPSVLPSELLQETHRWDKFGPELLKLKDRHDRDFCYGPTHEEPIVDMARDTIKSYKQLPLNLYQIQTKFRDEIRPRFGVMRAREFIMKDSYSFHENNECLNNTYKTMFQTYCNILDRIGLAYRPVKADTGAIGGDNSHEFQVLANAGEDVICYSNDSDYAANIELATYAKPDLSKKEASQNSIEKIHTPKIRTIEKLCKEMKFDIKQTIKTMVVKDAEGNFFALVVRGDHELNETKINKLDQISAPYTLASREEIFELFNANPGSLGIYNCPIQIIADYSAVVISDLCCGANEDDYHYTNVNWDKDVTNYQVADIRNVVTGDISPDNKGTLELTNGVEVGHIFELGDVYSKPMNATVIGQDGKPKPILMGCYGFGVSRVMAAAIEQSHDDKGIVWPESIAPFEVAILPINYNKSENVKKVADKLYQELSAKGIDVLLDDRGARPGVMFADADLVGYSHHVVIGDRLLEQGLIEYKNRKTQEKQEITIEQLINILA; from the coding sequence ATGAAAGCAACACAAACTCTTATTGCTACTACTAAAGAGCTTCCTAAAGAAGCCGTACTTATTAGCCATCAATATATGTTAAAAGCTGGCCTTATAAAGAAGCTTGCTTCAGGTATATATACTTGGATGCCTATGGGATTGAAAGTATTACACAAAATCCAAGAAATTATTCGCGTAGAAATGAATAAAGCTGGAGCTAGTGAACTACTTCTACCAAGCGTACTACCATCTGAGCTTTTACAAGAGACTCATCGTTGGGATAAATTTGGACCAGAACTTTTAAAACTAAAAGATAGACACGATAGAGACTTTTGCTATGGACCAACCCATGAAGAACCTATAGTAGATATGGCTAGAGATACTATTAAAAGCTATAAACAGCTTCCTTTGAATTTATACCAGATTCAAACAAAATTTAGAGATGAAATTCGTCCTCGTTTTGGAGTAATGCGTGCACGTGAATTTATTATGAAAGACTCTTATTCTTTTCATGAGAATAACGAGTGTCTAAATAATACATATAAAACAATGTTTCAGACCTATTGTAATATCTTAGATAGAATAGGTTTAGCATATCGTCCTGTAAAAGCAGATACTGGCGCTATTGGTGGCGATAACAGTCATGAGTTTCAAGTACTAGCAAATGCTGGTGAAGATGTTATTTGTTATAGTAATGATAGCGATTATGCTGCAAATATAGAACTAGCTACTTATGCAAAGCCAGACCTTAGTAAAAAAGAGGCTTCGCAAAACTCTATAGAGAAAATTCACACCCCCAAAATAAGAACTATAGAGAAACTTTGTAAAGAAATGAAATTTGATATTAAGCAAACTATAAAAACGATGGTTGTTAAGGATGCAGAAGGAAACTTTTTTGCATTAGTTGTCAGGGGTGATCATGAGCTTAACGAAACAAAGATTAATAAGCTTGATCAAATATCTGCTCCATATACTTTAGCTTCACGTGAAGAGATTTTTGAGCTTTTCAATGCAAACCCTGGCTCACTTGGTATATACAACTGCCCTATTCAGATAATTGCTGACTATAGTGCTGTAGTAATATCAGATTTATGTTGTGGCGCTAATGAAGATGATTATCACTATACAAATGTAAACTGGGATAAGGATGTAACCAACTATCAAGTTGCTGATATTAGAAATGTAGTTACTGGAGATATCTCTCCTGATAACAAAGGTACTCTAGAATTAACAAATGGTGTAGAAGTTGGTCACATTTTTGAGCTTGGAGATGTCTACTCAAAACCAATGAATGCAACTGTAATTGGCCAAGATGGTAAACCTAAACCTATATTGATGGGCTGTTATGGTTTTGGTGTCTCACGCGTTATGGCAGCAGCAATAGAGCAATCACATGATGATAAAGGTATCGTTTGGCCAGAGTCTATAGCTCCATTTGAGGTTGCTATACTACCAATAAATTACAACAAATCAGAAAATGTTAAAAAAGTTGCTGATAAACTCTATCAAGAATTATCGGCAAAAGGAATTGATGTATTATTAGATGATCGTGGTGCAAGACCTGGTGTGATGTTTGCTGATGCTGATCTTGTTGGCTATTCTCATCATGTTGTAATTGGTGATAGACTACTAGAACAAGGGCTAATAGAATATAAAAACCGCAAGACTCAAGAAAAACAAGAAATAACTATTGAGCAATTAATTAATATACTAGCATAA
- a CDS encoding alpha/beta fold hydrolase encodes MSYSNKPTLIFLHGWCCQSSDFNAQIDFFSKDSNVVAPNYSEIISQGIDSVEEVVTYLYDQLSRYKDIVFIGHSMGGFLALKLALTDLDIKKVIVIDTTLKSEFTLVEEDFLEALDRKDAQKVLSDVIKNNMIDKRFDNYSVMQNKAHQMLNYWQRKPKSFNKILREAFFSDKKSLFYKLNTPFLYIASASPRTSENNILCLYDKAKYIQLNSGHFIMLNAVDKINNLIKDFL; translated from the coding sequence ATGAGTTATTCAAATAAACCTACTTTAATATTTTTACATGGTTGGTGTTGTCAGTCGTCAGATTTTAATGCACAAATTGATTTTTTTAGTAAAGACAGCAATGTAGTAGCTCCTAATTATTCTGAAATAATTTCACAAGGAATAGACAGCGTAGAAGAAGTAGTTACATACTTATATGATCAATTATCTAGATATAAAGATATTGTATTTATAGGACATAGTATGGGAGGTTTTTTGGCTCTAAAGTTAGCTCTAACTGATTTGGATATTAAAAAAGTTATAGTAATTGATACTACGTTAAAATCAGAATTTACATTAGTTGAGGAGGATTTTTTAGAAGCTCTTGATCGCAAGGATGCTCAAAAAGTTCTATCTGATGTTATAAAAAATAACATGATAGATAAACGTTTCGATAATTATAGTGTCATGCAAAATAAAGCTCATCAGATGTTAAATTATTGGCAAAGAAAACCAAAGTCTTTTAATAAAATTCTTAGAGAAGCATTTTTTTCTGATAAGAAGTCTTTATTTTATAAACTAAATACACCATTTTTATATATAGCAAGTGCATCACCAAGGACATCTGAGAATAATATCTTATGCTTGTATGATAAGGCTAAATATATTCAACTAAACTCAGGACATTTTATTATGCTAAATGCTGTGGATAAGATTAATAATCTTATAAAAGACTTTTTGTAG
- a CDS encoding 2OG-Fe(II) oxygenase, producing the protein MSNLPLANPFYEKIIANYLNDGYCIIDNWLDISETIFLRSELDKLNQADSFRKSAIGNRLNESLERSIRNDFIFWLDEKKYAQSFFTKINGFIEYINKTCFAGIVTKEFHYAIYPQGSFYKKHIDTFQNDDRRTISIVCYLNEVWQPSFGGQLKLYLNDKNLEIFPTNGKIVLFDSKIIEHEVLPVLTKNKRLSITGWLKTN; encoded by the coding sequence TTGTCTAATTTACCTCTAGCAAATCCTTTTTATGAAAAGATCATAGCTAATTATCTAAATGATGGCTATTGCATAATTGACAACTGGTTAGATATTTCTGAGACAATATTTTTGAGATCTGAGTTAGATAAACTTAACCAAGCTGACTCTTTTAGGAAATCAGCAATAGGCAATCGTTTAAACGAAAGTCTTGAAAGATCTATTCGTAATGATTTCATTTTTTGGCTAGATGAAAAAAAATATGCTCAATCATTTTTTACCAAAATAAACGGTTTTATTGAATATATAAATAAAACTTGCTTTGCTGGTATTGTTACAAAAGAGTTCCATTATGCAATCTATCCACAAGGCTCGTTTTATAAAAAACATATCGATACTTTCCAAAATGATGATAGAAGAACCATATCTATAGTTTGCTATCTTAATGAAGTCTGGCAACCAAGCTTTGGTGGACAACTAAAACTATATTTAAATGATAAGAATCTAGAAATCTTTCCTACAAATGGTAAGATTGTACTTTTTGATAGTAAGATAATAGAGCATGAGGTCTTACCAGTACTTACAAAAAATAAAAGATTAAGTATTACAGGTTGGTTAAAAACTAATTAA
- a CDS encoding YcgN family cysteine cluster protein, which translates to MYKWWQEIDLKDMTSEQWESICDRCGLCCLNKLQDDETDEVYYTKVSCKLLDTNKCQCSMYDKRKQLVPECINLTYKQLKNHAHKWLPNSCSYKLLFEGKDLPDWHHLNNDGSTEKMHQEKKSAKHFAISEYELDVDEYLEDFIVKIDN; encoded by the coding sequence ATGTATAAGTGGTGGCAAGAAATTGATCTAAAAGATATGACAAGTGAGCAATGGGAGTCTATTTGTGATAGATGTGGCTTATGTTGCTTAAATAAGCTTCAAGATGATGAAACTGATGAAGTATATTATACTAAGGTTAGTTGTAAGCTTTTAGATACTAATAAATGTCAATGTAGTATGTATGACAAAAGAAAACAGCTTGTACCGGAGTGTATAAATCTAACTTATAAACAACTAAAAAATCATGCACATAAGTGGTTACCAAATAGTTGTAGTTACAAGCTATTATTTGAAGGCAAAGACCTACCAGATTGGCATCACTTAAATAACGATGGTTCAACAGAAAAAATGCATCAAGAAAAAAAATCTGCTAAACATTTTGCAATTTCAGAATATGAGCTAGATGTTGATGAGTACTTAGAAGATTTTATAGTAAAAATAGATAACTGA
- a CDS encoding disulfide bond formation protein B has protein sequence MKQDILDFFDSSALVGISIILIMAFYYQIFSQELPCALCVFQRMALSLISFGLILNLIHGNKYKHYIFVILAALLNAAMATTQILLHIVPGTGSYGDAIFSLHMYTWNFIVSIIFILYAIVCSLATPNQNRIKKNISIISKIAITLIILLTLANTINVFIECGPHLCPSDPTSYWLFDLFAK, from the coding sequence ATGAAACAAGATATTTTAGACTTTTTTGATAGTTCAGCTCTAGTTGGTATATCTATAATATTAATTATGGCTTTTTACTATCAAATATTTTCTCAAGAACTACCTTGCGCATTATGTGTATTTCAAAGAATGGCTCTAAGCCTAATAAGCTTTGGATTAATACTAAATTTAATTCATGGTAATAAATATAAGCATTATATTTTTGTAATATTAGCTGCGTTATTAAATGCTGCTATGGCTACAACTCAGATTCTATTACATATAGTTCCTGGAACAGGTAGCTACGGAGACGCCATATTCTCTTTACATATGTATACCTGGAACTTTATCGTAAGTATAATATTTATTCTATATGCAATAGTTTGTAGTCTTGCAACACCAAATCAAAATAGAATAAAGAAAAATATAAGTATTATTTCAAAAATAGCTATTACTTTAATCATACTTTTGACTTTAGCAAATACGATAAATGTTTTCATTGAATGCGGACCTCATTTATGCCCATCGGATCCAACTAGTTACTGGCTATTTGATCTTTTTGCTAAATAG
- a CDS encoding DUF3568 family protein, whose product MRLIRSKFNVIALTIILAILSGCSTFGGSNFNDGYYTTALNQSFGNVYKASLEALENGQTYDLKGSPYDIRINKKLTNTAVIAAESDSDPTDFVEIAIQKKSQDKTELSIKYGSEGNAIRSSALVSIIQENIKDN is encoded by the coding sequence ATGAGACTTATAAGATCGAAGTTTAATGTAATAGCTTTGACTATTATTTTGGCGATATTATCGGGATGTTCTACTTTTGGTGGCAGCAACTTTAATGATGGATACTATACAACTGCTCTGAACCAAAGCTTTGGCAATGTTTATAAAGCTTCTCTAGAAGCTCTAGAGAATGGTCAAACCTATGATTTAAAAGGTAGTCCATATGATATCAGAATAAATAAAAAGCTTACAAATACTGCTGTAATAGCAGCAGAAAGTGATAGCGATCCTACGGATTTTGTTGAAATTGCTATTCAGAAGAAATCTCAAGATAAGACAGAGTTGTCAATAAAATATGGCAGTGAAGGTAATGCAATTAGATCATCAGCTTTAGTCTCTATTATACAAGAGAATATTAAGGATAATTAG
- a CDS encoding MBL fold metallo-hydrolase, which produces MIFRQLIDRDTYTYTYILGCEETREAVIIDPVRFNIKQYIKLLKELNLKLLYAIDTHVHADHVTAAGLLRQETGCGIVLGGETKAEHTTKKVFDGDIIEFGNYQIKAIYTPGHTDDSYCFMTENKLFTGDTLLIRGSGRTDFQNGDSYAAYDSIMNKLMTLPGNTIIYPGHDYNGLTSSSVAEEKKNNPRLQVSSAEEYAKLMDDLKLPAPNYIDIAVPANLKCGVEE; this is translated from the coding sequence ATGATTTTTAGACAGTTAATCGATAGAGATACTTATACTTACACTTATATTCTAGGGTGTGAAGAAACTAGAGAAGCAGTAATAATAGATCCTGTAAGATTTAACATTAAGCAATATATTAAACTTTTAAAAGAGCTTAATCTTAAACTTTTATATGCAATCGATACTCACGTTCATGCTGATCATGTAACGGCTGCAGGACTTTTAAGACAAGAAACTGGCTGTGGTATTGTACTTGGTGGGGAAACTAAAGCAGAGCATACAACTAAAAAAGTTTTTGATGGAGATATTATCGAGTTTGGTAATTATCAGATAAAAGCTATCTACACTCCAGGACATACTGATGATTCGTACTGTTTTATGACAGAAAACAAACTATTTACAGGTGATACATTGCTTATAAGAGGATCAGGAAGAACAGACTTCCAAAATGGTGATTCTTATGCTGCTTATGACAGTATTATGAACAAACTAATGACATTACCGGGTAATACTATTATCTACCCAGGTCATGATTATAATGGTTTAACTAGTAGTAGTGTTGCTGAAGAAAAGAAAAATAATCCAAGATTACAGGTTAGCTCAGCAGAAGAGTATGCAAAATTAATGGATGATTTAAAATTACCAGCGCCAAATTATATTGATATTGCGGTGCCAGCTAACTTAAAATGTGGTGTAGAAGAGTAG
- a CDS encoding amidohydrolase, with protein sequence MSNLKVSIIQTDIIWDNKQQNYNNLEEKLNQIDSDTDVVVLPEMFNTGFIMNPTNEASTQQDIIDWMSKQVEGKNYALVGSAATFTDTKIANRLYFVTPEQEIYTYDKNHLFVHAGEDKKYSSGNKRKIINYRGFNILLTVCFDLRFPVFNCNNNDYDILLNVACWPESRRKHWQALLKARAIENQAFVIACNRVGKDPNVNYSGDSMIINYNGDIITHEEYKEAILTATLNKKDQQEHREAFNFLASQDSFTLHL encoded by the coding sequence ATGTCAAATTTAAAAGTTAGCATAATTCAAACAGATATTATCTGGGATAATAAGCAACAAAACTATAATAATTTAGAAGAAAAATTAAATCAAATAGATAGCGACACAGATGTCGTTGTTTTACCAGAGATGTTTAATACTGGGTTTATAATGAACCCAACTAATGAAGCTAGTACGCAACAAGATATTATCGACTGGATGTCTAAACAAGTAGAAGGCAAAAACTATGCTCTTGTTGGCAGTGCTGCTACATTTACAGACACTAAGATAGCAAATAGACTCTATTTTGTAACACCTGAACAAGAAATCTATACTTATGATAAAAATCATCTATTTGTTCATGCAGGAGAAGATAAGAAATATTCTAGTGGTAATAAAAGAAAGATTATAAACTATAGAGGTTTTAATATCTTACTTACAGTATGTTTTGACCTACGCTTTCCAGTATTTAATTGTAATAATAATGATTATGACATACTACTAAATGTCGCATGCTGGCCAGAATCTAGGCGTAAACATTGGCAAGCATTGCTCAAAGCTAGAGCTATAGAAAACCAAGCTTTTGTAATAGCATGCAATAGAGTTGGCAAAGATCCTAATGTTAATTATTCTGGTGATAGTATGATTATAAATTACAATGGCGACATTATAACTCATGAAGAATATAAAGAAGCTATATTGACTGCGACTTTAAACAAAAAAGATCAACAAGAACACCGTGAAGCTTTTAACTTCTTAGCTTCTCAAGATAGTTTTACTCTGCATCTCTAA
- the nusB gene encoding transcription antitermination factor NusB, producing the protein MKTTARARNNARLYTVQALYQKKVNDNTFAELKVQYYADNAGRHQTDWELFYRLVDAVEENQNTIDSYISDNSDDGIDSINYVDYAVLQVAIAELIECLENPYQVIIKEYVEIAYSMGTEEGYKFINAVLQKLAKSIRDAE; encoded by the coding sequence ATGAAAACTACTGCTAGAGCTAGAAATAATGCTCGACTATACACTGTACAAGCGTTATATCAAAAAAAAGTTAATGATAATACTTTTGCTGAGCTAAAAGTACAATACTATGCCGATAATGCTGGTCGCCATCAAACTGATTGGGAACTTTTTTATAGACTTGTCGATGCTGTCGAAGAAAACCAAAATACAATCGATAGCTATATATCAGATAACTCGGATGATGGAATCGATTCTATTAATTATGTTGATTATGCTGTCTTACAAGTTGCTATAGCAGAGCTTATAGAGTGTTTAGAGAACCCATATCAAGTGATAATAAAAGAATATGTTGAGATAGCATATAGCATGGGTACTGAAGAGGGGTATAAGTTTATTAATGCTGTTTTACAAAAGCTAGCTAAATCTATTAGAGATGCAGAGTAA
- a CDS encoding aminotransferase class I/II-fold pyridoxal phosphate-dependent enzyme, with protein sequence MIQPKPYIDTSPSVYGKFSIMAAEYKAANFTQGAPDFDTPEWLIDRANYYMKKGKNQYAPIPGAMTLRKAIVHKTKHCYNTDINIDNVIITAGAQEGLFTAISTYVGAGDEVIMFDPIFDTYAGVTKFNQGKCVRLKLLPNGNIDVQAIANAITDRTKIIILNSPHNPMGTIISKSEYQEIAKIVKDKDILVISDEVYEHIYAGDSFTSAIEIPELRDKLVVLQSLGKTYNVTGWRQGVMIAPADIIKNVLAIKQFSTFSAVHPLQLSLAEGILEHPEYYENLHKLYKKQNALLRENMKGSRFKVLEWQGSPFQMIDYSEISNEDDHTFATRLIKEYGVGVVPMSTLFETPQHKFLRICFAKKDAEIIKGAKILAQI encoded by the coding sequence ATGATACAACCAAAACCATATATTGATACTTCTCCATCTGTATACGGCAAGTTCTCGATAATGGCAGCTGAATATAAAGCAGCTAATTTTACACAAGGAGCTCCTGATTTTGATACTCCAGAATGGCTAATTGATCGCGCAAACTATTATATGAAAAAAGGCAAAAATCAATATGCCCCAATCCCAGGTGCTATGACACTACGTAAAGCAATAGTACATAAGACTAAACACTGCTACAACACAGACATAAATATCGATAATGTGATAATCACGGCCGGTGCTCAAGAAGGCCTATTCACTGCAATATCAACATATGTCGGCGCTGGTGATGAAGTGATAATGTTTGATCCCATATTTGATACTTATGCTGGTGTTACAAAGTTTAACCAAGGTAAATGTGTAAGATTAAAATTACTCCCAAATGGTAATATTGACGTACAGGCTATCGCAAATGCAATTACTGATAGAACAAAAATTATAATCTTAAACTCACCACATAACCCTATGGGAACTATAATATCAAAAAGTGAGTATCAAGAAATTGCAAAGATAGTCAAAGATAAAGATATTCTAGTAATATCTGATGAAGTTTATGAACATATTTATGCAGGTGACAGCTTCACAAGTGCTATAGAGATACCTGAACTAAGAGATAAGTTAGTAGTATTACAATCTCTTGGTAAAACATATAATGTCACAGGTTGGCGCCAAGGTGTGATGATTGCTCCCGCAGATATTATAAAAAATGTCTTAGCTATAAAACAATTTTCAACGTTTTCAGCTGTTCACCCTCTACAACTTTCATTAGCTGAAGGAATTTTAGAACACCCTGAATACTATGAAAACTTACATAAGCTATATAAAAAACAAAATGCTCTACTTAGAGAAAATATGAAAGGATCAAGATTCAAAGTTCTAGAATGGCAAGGATCTCCTTTCCAAATGATAGATTATAGTGAAATAAGTAATGAAGATGATCACACTTTTGCAACTAGACTTATTAAAGAATATGGTGTTGGAGTTGTACCAATGTCAACACTATTTGAGACTCCTCAGCATAAATTCTTAAGAATTTGCTTTGCAAAGAAAGATGCTGAAATAATTAAAGGTGCTAAAATATTAGCGCAAATATAA
- a CDS encoding sulfite exporter TauE/SafE family protein, giving the protein MVLIIFGFICGIALGLTGGGGSILAVPLLTYGVGLDFHSAVTISLLVVGFTAVFGIAVNYRNQDIHYIAAAVMIITGIIFAPVGSYISQALSDSLLMLSFSVLMIIIGIWSLVKAKVMSSSDKSVCKSIGPKCIIALLISGGIVGTLTGFFGVGGGFLIVPALVFITAMPIKRAINTSLLVIFVVSISGFASHYGQTSVNWYIASMFIIGGAIGMLIANKIKKKLNDKVLQTIFAIMLVVLGLFIYFSN; this is encoded by the coding sequence ATGGTTTTAATAATATTTGGTTTTATTTGTGGTATTGCACTAGGCCTTACTGGAGGAGGAGGCTCTATATTAGCAGTTCCTCTATTAACATATGGTGTTGGTTTAGATTTTCACAGTGCAGTCACTATATCTTTACTAGTGGTTGGTTTTACAGCAGTATTTGGTATTGCGGTAAACTATAGAAATCAGGATATTCACTATATTGCAGCAGCTGTGATGATTATTACTGGCATAATCTTTGCTCCTGTTGGAAGCTATATCTCACAAGCCCTATCAGATAGTTTATTAATGCTTAGCTTTTCAGTACTTATGATTATAATAGGTATTTGGAGCTTAGTAAAAGCTAAAGTAATGTCTAGTTCTGATAAGTCTGTGTGTAAGAGTATAGGGCCTAAATGTATCATTGCTTTATTAATAAGTGGTGGTATCGTAGGTACTTTGACCGGCTTCTTTGGTGTTGGAGGTGGTTTTTTGATAGTCCCAGCATTGGTCTTTATCACGGCTATGCCAATTAAAAGAGCTATTAATACATCATTATTAGTTATATTTGTTGTATCAATATCTGGCTTTGCATCACATTATGGACAGACAAGCGTAAACTGGTATATTGCTAGTATGTTTATAATTGGTGGGGCTATAGGTATGCTTATAGCAAATAAAATTAAGAAAAAGCTTAATGATAAGGTTCTACAGACTATATTTGCAATAATGCTTGTTGTCTTAGGATTATTTATATACTTTAGTAATTAG
- a CDS encoding aminotransferase class V-fold PLP-dependent enzyme, giving the protein MAMITDQVLKEQLERGVLLVDIRSYQEYLVDIIPGAIHISEFLVDYNKYKHHKSVVIYCETANRSSKVHSFFKNLFDDANCLLGGISSWRENGNKTIVPPELEYFDFEKVLFFNYAATTPVFHEVVEEMQKYMEIDTYFANPASTHYLGRLAKKKIDEAQKIISKFINASSGNVVWTSGATESNNLAIKGLVEASQKDKKHIITTSIEHKAVLDVCKYLSNKDTSVSVSYLSVDKHGRIDLDELCSLINSDTVLISIMAVNNEIGVANPLEEIGKIAKEKNIIFHVDAAQGIGKVEIDVQKMNIDLLSMSAHKCYGPKGIGALYVADGVELEEQIHGGGHQNGMRSGTLSTQQIVAFASAIELLKEKTDLAKLKKYRETVVACLTKFDNVTINTPLEQSYVGILSVTVKGVPGDILFTLMPDFALSMSSACTANADKPSHVLSAIGLDKKQAANTLRISFGCFTTDSDIGRLVKSLEKNITVLRKIDKFN; this is encoded by the coding sequence ATGGCAATGATCACAGATCAGGTTTTAAAAGAGCAATTAGAAAGAGGTGTTTTATTAGTAGATATTCGTAGTTATCAAGAGTACCTAGTTGATATTATCCCTGGAGCTATTCATATAAGTGAGTTTCTAGTTGATTACAATAAATATAAGCATCATAAAAGTGTAGTTATATATTGTGAAACTGCAAATAGGTCAAGTAAAGTACATAGTTTCTTTAAAAATCTCTTTGATGATGCTAACTGTTTATTAGGAGGCATTTCAAGTTGGCGTGAGAATGGAAATAAGACTATTGTTCCTCCTGAACTTGAATATTTCGATTTTGAGAAAGTGCTATTTTTTAATTATGCGGCGACAACACCTGTGTTTCATGAGGTTGTTGAAGAGATGCAAAAATATATGGAAATTGATACATATTTTGCCAATCCTGCTTCAACACATTATCTAGGAAGACTAGCTAAGAAAAAGATTGATGAGGCTCAAAAGATTATCTCTAAATTTATAAATGCTTCAAGTGGAAATGTTGTCTGGACATCAGGAGCCACAGAATCAAATAATCTAGCGATCAAAGGTCTTGTTGAGGCAAGTCAAAAAGATAAAAAACATATAATAACAACTTCAATTGAGCATAAAGCGGTTTTGGATGTTTGTAAGTATTTATCTAATAAAGATACTTCAGTTAGTGTTAGTTATCTAAGCGTTGATAAGCATGGACGTATAGATTTAGATGAACTATGTAGTCTAATAAATTCTGATACTGTACTGATTTCTATAATGGCAGTAAATAATGAAATAGGCGTGGCAAATCCTTTAGAGGAAATTGGTAAAATTGCTAAAGAGAAAAATATTATATTTCATGTTGATGCGGCTCAAGGTATAGGTAAAGTTGAAATTGATGTGCAAAAAATGAATATTGATTTGTTATCTATGTCAGCGCATAAATGTTATGGGCCAAAAGGTATAGGTGCGTTGTATGTTGCCGATGGGGTAGAGCTAGAAGAACAAATACACGGTGGTGGGCATCAAAATGGTATGCGTTCTGGAACATTATCGACTCAACAGATTGTAGCATTTGCTTCAGCAATTGAACTACTTAAAGAAAAAACAGATTTAGCTAAATTGAAAAAGTACCGAGAGACTGTTGTTGCATGTTTAACAAAGTTTGATAATGTTACAATCAATACTCCTTTAGAGCAAAGTTATGTTGGTATTCTAAGTGTAACGGTTAAAGGAGTTCCTGGAGATATTTTATTTACTTTGATGCCAGATTTTGCATTATCTATGAGCTCTGCTTGTACTGCAAATGCAGATAAACCATCACATGTACTTAGTGCTATTGGTCTAGATAAAAAGCAAGCTGCAAATACACTAAGGATATCATTTGGCTGCTTCACAACTGATAGTGATATTGGGAGGCTTGTAAAATCACTAGAAAAAAATATTACAGTTCTAAGAAAGATCGATAAATTTAATTAG
- a CDS encoding DUF3568 family protein, with amino-acid sequence MKNIKLNLRLLTLVIIMTLVSACATNNIKYNNKGYSVVNVHKSLSDVYNESLRLIETGQAPSLAGETYAINTNQKSNTKALILAVNDNAPNDFIEVVMQKTSQDTTRLAVKYGKQGNSLKSATFISLIQEK; translated from the coding sequence ATGAAAAATATTAAATTAAACCTTAGATTATTAACTTTAGTTATTATTATGACTTTAGTTTCAGCATGTGCGACTAACAATATAAAGTACAATAATAAGGGTTACTCTGTAGTAAATGTTCACAAGAGTCTAAGTGATGTTTATAATGAGTCATTGAGATTGATAGAGACTGGTCAAGCACCTAGTTTAGCGGGTGAAACTTATGCTATAAATACAAATCAAAAAAGTAATACAAAAGCTTTGATTTTAGCAGTTAATGATAATGCCCCTAATGACTTTATAGAAGTTGTAATGCAAAAGACATCGCAAGATACAACAAGGCTAGCTGTTAAGTATGGTAAACAAGGAAACTCACTTAAATCAGCGACATTTATAAGTTTGATACAAGAAAAATAA